Genomic DNA from Acidobacteriota bacterium:
AGTTGCTGTTCAAGCTCTTCCTTCTTGCCCTGCTGGATGAGCAGTTGAATCCTGGCGTAGAGGTCGTAGTCGTCGCCCTCAATGTCGGGATGGTCGCACAGATCATCGGGGCGGGCACCCATGGCGCGGTAGAAGTCGGAAACCGGACGTCCCAGGGCGCGGGCGATGGTCAGCAGCTTGGGAGCCGAGGGAAGCGAGAGTCCCTGCTCGAGGTGGGTAACGTATCCGGGACTGATGCGGAATTCCTTAGGCAACCCTTTGGACGACTCGGCGATGGCGGTGGTTGAAAGCCCGACCTCCCGGCGCACTTCACGCAAAAACCGGGCTAATCCTTCCTTCCAATCGTTACCCTTGCTCACTGGACCTGTGATCATAACCCAAGCTCTTCCTTGAGCCCAAACTCAGAATGCACGTTCTAACCCGGAGCGGACGACAAGCCCCGCCGCTTAACTTGAAAAGGCTTCAGATCGAGTCCAGATCGAGTCGCCGCCGGAGGTGAACCTCCAGATTGAGGAGAGGGTGAAGGTCCAGTCCCGAGGGCCAAAGATAAGACTTGAGTCGGAGCAGCAGGTCGGTAGGAAAAAAGATGATTCCCAAGGCGATCAGCCAAACCTGGCGGCGCAGGCTGTTATGACTC
This window encodes:
- a CDS encoding helix-turn-helix transcriptional regulator gives rise to the protein MSKGNDWKEGLARFLREVRREVGLSTTAIAESSKGLPKEFRISPGYVTHLEQGLSLPSAPKLLTIARALGRPVSDFYRAMGARPDDLCDHPDIEGDDYDLYARIQLLIQQGKKEELEQQLRLLERDDEDQRRLRELMARCGASGSVLMLLTPDKALAVAQVNTPFKECSALLQARGERPGWKLLRPKSGSNLTLALREPKRPSQIIETDLDVLFIRWQKYDQA